In a single window of the Coffea eugenioides isolate CCC68of chromosome 3, Ceug_1.0, whole genome shotgun sequence genome:
- the LOC113765457 gene encoding uncharacterized protein LOC113765457 isoform X2, translated as MKISRGAGKDPTRLIAGIAPSEYKVYDYLEQTAASTQTRDIAIEFVQKCKEYNLAKAEILNILNIRPSCEAALYPIIEDWDIRFSVEEEKEEEELGLLKTICQVLPPPPSVMESDEGIGVEEEDNPDEQQKKAVE; from the exons ATGAAAAT ATCAAGAGGTGCTGGTAAAGATCCCACACGACTTATTGCTGGCATAGCACCATCTGAATACAAG GTATATGATTATCTTGAACAAACAGCGGCCTCAACACAAACAAGAGATATAGCAATTGAGTTTGTACAGAAATGCAAGGAATATAACCTTGCAAAAGCTGAGATTCTCAACATCCTCAACATTCGGCCATCTTGTGAGGCTGCCTTGTACCCG ATCATAGAGGATTGGGACATACGTTTTTCAGTTGAGGAAGAAAAAGAGGAGGAAGAACTAGGGTTGCTAAAGACAATCTGTCAGGTTTTGCCGCCTCCTCCAAGTGTAATGGAATCTGATGAAGGGATTGGTGTGGAAGAAGAAGATAATCCAGATGAGCAACAAAAGAAGGCTGTGGAATAG
- the LOC113765457 gene encoding uncharacterized protein LOC113765457 isoform X1: MKILQEYAGALTNFEVLDFLRSRGAGKDPTRLIAGIAPSEYKVYDYLEQTAASTQTRDIAIEFVQKCKEYNLAKAEILNILNIRPSCEAALYPIIEDWDIRFSVEEEKEEEELGLLKTICQVLPPPPSVMESDEGIGVEEEDNPDEQQKKAVE; this comes from the exons ATGAAAAT ACTTCAAGAATATGCGGGTGCACTTACTAATTTTGAAGTTCTTGACTTTCTAAGATCAAGAGGTGCTGGTAAAGATCCCACACGACTTATTGCTGGCATAGCACCATCTGAATACAAG GTATATGATTATCTTGAACAAACAGCGGCCTCAACACAAACAAGAGATATAGCAATTGAGTTTGTACAGAAATGCAAGGAATATAACCTTGCAAAAGCTGAGATTCTCAACATCCTCAACATTCGGCCATCTTGTGAGGCTGCCTTGTACCCG ATCATAGAGGATTGGGACATACGTTTTTCAGTTGAGGAAGAAAAAGAGGAGGAAGAACTAGGGTTGCTAAAGACAATCTGTCAGGTTTTGCCGCCTCCTCCAAGTGTAATGGAATCTGATGAAGGGATTGGTGTGGAAGAAGAAGATAATCCAGATGAGCAACAAAAGAAGGCTGTGGAATAG
- the LOC113765491 gene encoding chlorophyllase-2, chloroplastic-like, with translation MASLSSPAISTSTNVFEYGNFTTELIKVEQGPCCRKAAEQTLPPPKPLLIGTPSEAGVFPVLLFLHGYLFLNSFYSELVQHIASHGFIVVAPQLYSVAGPDSTKEIESTAAITNWFSEGLQACLPSHVRPNLSKLALSGHSRGGKVAFAVALGKAITSLKFSALVGVDPVDGMDKGKQTPPPILTYIPHSFNIDMAVLVIGSGLGAVKRNPLFPPCAPKGVNHEDFFNECQKPAYHFVAKDYGHVDMLNDDTTGIRGKTTYCLCKNGVSREPMRRFVAGISVAFLRAYLEDNSSDLEAIKDGQLVAPVVLQKADFLL, from the exons ATGGCTTCTTTGTCTTCCCCGGCAATCTCTACTTCTACAAATGTGTTTGAATATGGAAATTTCACCACTGAGTTGATAAAAGTTGAACAAGGGCCCTGCTGCAGAAAAGCTGCTGAACAAACTTTACCTCCTCCAAAGCCACTCTTAATTGGGACACCATCAGAAGCTGGAGTGTTCCCTGTTCTGCTGTTCCTTCATGGCTATCTTTTTCTTAACTCTTTCTACTCCGAGCTTGTTCAACATATTGCTTCTCATGGATTCATCGTGGTTGCCCCACAG TTATATAGTGTGGCAGGACCTGATTCAACCAAAGAAATCGAGTCCACTGCTGCAATAACAAACTGGTTTTCAGAAGGACTACAGGCTTGCCTTCCATCACATGTTAGGCCGAACTTATCAAAGCTGGCGCTATCCGGCCATAGTCGCGGAGGCAAAGTGGCTTTTGCAGTGGCTCTGGGAAAGGCAATCACTTCATTAAAATTCTCAGCGTTGGTAGGAGTTGATCCTGTTGATGGAATGGACAAAGGGAAACAAACACCCCCGCCAATTCTCACTTACATTCCTCATTCCTTCAATATTGATATGGCTGTATTAGTCATCGGATCAGGCTTAGGTGCAGTAAAAAGGAACCCGCTGTTTCCACCTTGTGCTCCAAAAGGGGTGAATCATGAGGACTTCTTCAATGAATGTCAAAAGCCGGCATATCACTTTGTTGCCAAGGACTATGGCCATGTTGATATGCTGAATGATGACACAACTGGGATTCGAGGAAAGACCACATATTGTTTGTGTAAGAATGGTGTATCCAGAGAACCCATGAGGAGATTTGTTGCAGGAATTAGTGTTGCATTCTTGAGAGCTTATTTGGAAGACAATTCCAGCGACTTGGAGGCCATTAAGGATGGACAATTAGTAGCACCTGTGGTGCTTCAAAAAGCTGATTTTCTATTATAA